From one Solanum lycopersicum chromosome 12, SLM_r2.1 genomic stretch:
- the LOC138340199 gene encoding uncharacterized protein, producing the protein MNRNLGINDDDPNKNIQAPVDFHGQLVPNDPGENQQRGQNPAPRPQEYYRGYDNIADSYEPLVLRPLPPGHTFVVTSSLMEMLTTSGLFSGLPCENAHAHIAKVRAVCKSCVRRLDLDLDVIELRVFHISLTEEAAIWFIELPYNSIFTWNNLRDIFIAHYYLVSKKLNHKDRVNNFVALPRDVPNHRIDDESLKEYFYRGHDDNNKAVLDMIAEKINEVNYLSKPPPANDECYFAEDYYAVNEQTRVFDRVPKAQIRRIGAKVKGTKVGSMKLDTHAISIKHIELQMAQLSATMNKRQPGTLRSNIVQNPKNDGNSMAITSQGGKENFDSSMSSKEENVTKDNDKVLEGSGEVEDNTGKDAEFMKDVVTKKRSVTFDDDDRMEHYSAIATRYLVQNKEDLGAFTIPCTVGSLHFAKALCDLGASINLMPLSVYKKLGLGDPKTTSMRLLMDD; encoded by the exons atgaatcgaaacttgggtattaatgatgatgatccaaacaagAACATTCAAGCTCCGGTTGATTTTCATGGTCAGTTAGTACCCAATGATCcgggtgaaaatcaacaaaggggacaaaatcccgctccacgccctcaagaatactacagaggctatgataatataGCAGACTCTTATGAGCCACTTGTCTTGcgccctctaccaccaggccacacatttgtggtaactagtagtctgatggaAATGCTCACTACTAGTGGTTtattttcagggctaccttgtGAGAAcgcacatgcccatatagctaaggtaagagcagtgtgtaaaagttgtgtacgGAGGcttgatttggatttggatgtaatagaGCTAAGAGTATTTCATATCTCACTAACGgaagaggctgctatttggttcattgagctcccttataactcaattttcacttggaacaacCTGAGGGACATTTTCATAGCACATTACTACTTGGTCtcaaagaaactaaaccacaaagacagagtaaacaactttgtggcactaccacgaga CGTCCcgaatcaccgcatagatgatgagtcactgaaggaatacttctataggggacatgatgataataataaagcggtgttggatatGATAGCAG aaaagataaatgaagttaactacttgtctaaaccaccaccagctaatgatgaatgctattttGCGGAGGATtactatgcagtaaatgagcagacgagGGTTTTCGACCGAGTGCcaaaggctcaaatcaggagaattggtgctaaggtcaagggaaccaaggtaggatctatg AAactcgatacacatgcaatatcaattaagcatattgagttacaaatggcccaattatctgcgactatGAACAAACGGCAACCGGGAACTCTTCGTAGCAAcattgtccaaaatccaaaaaatgatggaaacAGTATGGCAATCACTTCTCAAGGTGGTAAGGAGAACTTTGACTCATCTATGTCGTCTAAGGAGGAAAATGTgacaaaagataatgataaggtgttagagggtagtggtgaagtagaagataacactggaaaagatgctgaa tttatgaaagatgtggttacaaagaaaagatcagtcactttcgacgatgatgatagaatggagcattatagtgctattgctacaagatatCTCGTACAAAACAAAGAAGATCTGGGTGCatttactattccttgtacagtcgggtcattacattttgcgaaagcattatgtgatctgggggcaagcataaatctcatgcccctttCAGtgtacaagaagttgggtttgggtgacccaaagacCACTTCAATGCGGCTACTAATGGACGATTGA
- the LOC138340200 gene encoding uncharacterized protein has protein sequence MHVNPEGLTDGEVRNALLQMAQTITTHARAITAQAARECASRENLHASTMTSRLRDITRMNPPMYNGSKVSEAPQEFVDKVHKILCAMGVDEEAKAELSAYQLKDVAQVWYQMWAACRAKGDVSITWDVLKTPFLKRFFPREQRESKFEEFINLRQGGISVKEYSLTFVKYGSVQVDGACSPSRGDPPQEANHEGKKSKATNLPSLSSGRGLFRVQNRPMFERHSGNSTPSAKPPKRNMFYALKGKDEQEKSVDVVTVSNLSFVTSLIASRFYVLPEILHDPILVSTPIGDDIRAEKVYKNCPIKVLDMVTHADLVELAMLDFDIILGMDWLQIVMPQ, from the exons ATGCATGTTAACCCAGAAGGGTTGACAGATGGTGAAGTGAGAAATGCTTTGCTGCAGATGGCACAGACCATCACGACTCATGCTCGAGCCATCACGGCTCAAGCCGCGAGAGAGTGTGCTTCCAGAGAGAACCTACATGCTAGTACTATGACTAGCAGGCTGAGGGACATCACCAGGATGAATCCCCCAATGTATAACGGGTCTAAGGTCAGCGAGGCTCCTCAGGAGTTCGTAGATAAGGTCCACAAGATTTTGTGTGCCATGGGTGTTGATGAGGAGGCAAAGGCTGAGTTGAGtgcatatcaactcaaggatgtggcacAGGTTTGGTACCAGATGTGGGCTGCTTGCCGAGCTAAAGGAGATGTTTCCATCACTTGGGATGTTCTTAAGACTCCTTTTCTGAAGAGGTTCTTCCCAAGGGAGCAAAGggaatcaaaatttgaagaatttatcAACCTAAGACAAGGAGGCATATCTGTgaaggagtattccttgacgTTTGTTAAA TATGGATCTGTTcaggttgatggtgcatgttCACCAAGTAGAGGAGACCCGCCGCAAGAGGCGAATCACGAAGGCAAGAAGTCTAAGGCCACGAACCTGCCTAGTTTGAGCTCGGGTAGGGGATTATTTAGAGTCCAAAACAGGCCTATGTTCGAGAGGCACTCAGGTAACTCCACTCCTTCAG CCAAACCTCCCAAGAGGAACATGTTTTATGCGCTAAAAGGTAAAGACGAGCAAGAGAAGTCAGTTGATGTAGTCACGG TATCCAATCTATCATTTGTAACTTCATTGATAGCTAGTAGATTTTATGTGCTTCCTGAAATCTTGCATGATCCAATTTTAGTAAGTACTCCCATAGGGGACGACATTAGAGCGGAGAAGGTGTACAAAAATTGCCCAATTAAGGTCCTTGATATGGTCACTCACgctgatctagtagagttagccATGCTCGATTTTGAcataattttgggtatggattggcttcaaATTGTTATGCCACAATAG